One genomic region from Leptospira tipperaryensis encodes:
- a CDS encoding MbnH family di-heme enzyme — translation MKLFVYSIFILFFLNCGSGILPIDPFKKKESNNDDALLLLLLPQNSYVWNLPPGFPVPLVPASNPMTQEKVDLGRFLFYDKRISGNQTQSCGSCHKQSKAFTDGFVTAVGSTGDIHPRNSQGIINVAYNIRQTWVNPNLKNLEDQMLVPIFGEHPVELGLANRENEMLDRLRSDNRYQAMFASAFPGGDPFSTANVVKAIASFERTLISGRSPYDKYLYDGDVSALGNSTQRASILRGAQIFFSEKGECFHCHGGFNLAATSVHVGTVLEEVTFHNNGLYNIGGTGSYPTGNQGLFEFTGVASDKGKFRAPSIRNIELTAPYMHDGSIDTLENIVEHYNAGGRNITTGPNTGDGRTNPNKNNFVFAIGLTAGEKTDLVNFLKSLTDTEFVNNAKNSDPF, via the coding sequence ATGAAACTTTTTGTATATTCTATTTTTATACTATTTTTTTTGAATTGTGGTTCCGGAATTCTTCCGATCGATCCTTTCAAAAAGAAAGAATCCAATAACGACGACGCGCTCCTTCTGTTGCTCCTGCCTCAGAATTCCTATGTTTGGAACCTTCCTCCCGGATTTCCGGTTCCACTCGTCCCGGCCTCCAATCCGATGACTCAGGAAAAGGTGGATCTCGGAAGATTCTTATTTTATGATAAACGAATTTCCGGAAATCAAACTCAGTCCTGCGGATCTTGTCACAAACAATCGAAAGCGTTTACGGACGGATTCGTTACGGCGGTAGGTTCTACGGGAGATATTCATCCTAGAAATTCTCAAGGAATTATCAACGTCGCCTACAACATTCGCCAAACTTGGGTTAACCCGAATCTGAAAAATTTAGAGGATCAGATGTTGGTTCCGATTTTCGGGGAACATCCGGTGGAACTCGGACTTGCCAATAGGGAAAACGAAATGTTGGATCGTCTTCGTTCGGATAACCGTTATCAGGCGATGTTTGCAAGCGCCTTTCCGGGAGGAGATCCTTTTTCGACGGCTAACGTGGTAAAGGCGATTGCAAGTTTTGAAAGAACTCTGATCTCGGGACGTTCTCCTTATGATAAGTATCTCTACGACGGGGACGTCTCAGCTCTTGGAAATTCCACGCAGAGGGCTTCCATCCTAAGAGGAGCCCAGATCTTTTTTTCCGAAAAAGGAGAATGTTTTCACTGTCACGGAGGTTTTAATCTCGCGGCGACCAGCGTTCACGTAGGAACCGTTTTGGAGGAAGTCACCTTTCACAACAACGGACTCTACAATATCGGCGGAACCGGAAGTTATCCCACAGGCAACCAAGGTCTTTTTGAATTCACGGGTGTTGCATCCGATAAGGGAAAATTTAGAGCACCATCGATTCGTAATATAGAATTGACCGCGCCTTATATGCACGACGGTTCGATCGACACTCTTGAGAATATCGTGGAACACTATAACGCCGGTGGAAGAAACATCACAACCGGACCCAATACCGGAGACGGAAGGACCAATCCCAACAAGAACAACTTCGTCTTTGCGATCGGACTTACCGCGGGTGAAAAAACGGACCTCGTGAACTTTCTCAAAAGTTTAACCGATACGGAATTTGTGAACAATGCGAAAAACAGCGATCCTTTTTAG
- the lsa30 gene encoding laminin/fibronectin-binding adhesin Lsa30, which produces MRKTAILFSLFCIFSLLESCTFGSVGDSEKEEAKMLQRLLTLFNQRPSTFQTGIYFTDDQQDANIGTFSLVSGATTYNLQLLAGSKIVWDGVGVRVNPNPVPTVPNQSRTIGKDEHSAASHTPYTVPLDLPVTSPYGVEYGTPSFTDLSLEVVNGSILTGDVHSSVVPRVQGIPSGYLASVKYKVQSLDLTFQITAPGPINTTVRIQLAPFVVELFPRCRFDIVPEKLGSFPVTWNLTGILQDQGGTSLLGSIPAAGTFNINPYQNGTLYNLILANFQQQDRVLYQTGCSLF; this is translated from the coding sequence ATGCGAAAAACAGCGATCCTTTTTAGTCTATTCTGTATCTTTTCCCTTCTCGAATCGTGCACGTTCGGCTCGGTTGGAGACTCGGAAAAAGAAGAAGCTAAGATGTTGCAGAGACTTTTGACTCTTTTTAATCAAAGGCCTTCCACCTTTCAAACTGGGATCTATTTTACGGACGATCAGCAAGACGCAAACATCGGTACCTTTAGTCTTGTATCCGGCGCGACGACTTACAACTTACAGTTGTTAGCCGGATCTAAGATCGTTTGGGACGGAGTCGGCGTTCGAGTCAATCCCAATCCGGTTCCTACAGTTCCGAATCAATCGAGAACGATAGGCAAGGACGAACATTCCGCAGCTTCTCACACTCCTTATACCGTTCCGTTGGATTTGCCGGTGACTTCTCCTTATGGAGTTGAATACGGAACTCCTTCCTTTACGGACTTGAGTCTGGAAGTAGTCAACGGATCGATTCTTACGGGGGACGTTCATTCTTCCGTCGTTCCTCGTGTCCAAGGGATTCCTTCCGGTTATCTTGCTTCGGTGAAATATAAGGTGCAATCGTTAGATCTAACCTTTCAGATCACCGCCCCCGGACCCATCAACACTACGGTAAGAATCCAACTGGCTCCCTTCGTAGTAGAATTGTTTCCAAGATGCAGATTCGATATCGTCCCGGAAAAGCTCGGTAGTTTTCCGGTGACTTGGAACTTGACGGGAATTCTACAGGATCAAGGCGGGACTTCCCTCTTGGGTTCGATTCCCGCTGCCGGAACTTTTAACATCAATCCATATCAGAACGGAACACTTTACAATCTGATCTTGGCGAATTTTCAACAACAGGACAGGGTTTTGTATCAGACGGGATGCAGTCTATTTTAA
- a CDS encoding LIC11086 family outer membrane transporter, with product MKLNILILLIFSIFLSSRSALAHHTGMAGSDQSSTRFVDPFTGKREKPANYFVLTQDFYKQTAENSNIHTTTFYGEMNLKNGMFALNLSTPYTYYEQKDRSDAARIGKTYIGMKYLPLIDFQKNYFVVLSANVGFPSGPDTDKFTGGNYYSGIPGLTLGYLLGKFSFVTRLSGIFPLTRSQPNNLQDNDGIVYWLRDPSSSPPEETYLLKKTTLLSGYVTWLWKPGLSFFTGYLYRTPYEGVDLKRTDQGKVPSIFREVSVGFSANVSEKLNFNLAYRYPLFRGEEHRLYDYAITAAVSIEISGLDDEENEVKKESDARSPQEPDPKSETKKEEN from the coding sequence ATGAAACTGAATATTCTAATTTTATTGATCTTTTCTATTTTTTTATCGTCACGTTCAGCTCTCGCCCATCACACAGGAATGGCGGGAAGTGATCAATCCTCCACCCGTTTTGTGGATCCTTTTACGGGAAAGAGGGAAAAACCGGCAAACTACTTTGTGTTGACTCAGGACTTCTACAAACAGACCGCCGAAAACAGCAACATCCATACGACCACGTTCTACGGCGAAATGAATCTTAAAAACGGAATGTTCGCGCTCAATCTAAGCACGCCTTATACCTACTATGAACAAAAAGATCGATCGGACGCGGCTCGAATAGGAAAGACATACATCGGAATGAAGTATCTTCCTCTGATCGACTTTCAAAAAAATTATTTTGTCGTGCTCAGCGCGAACGTAGGTTTTCCTTCCGGACCCGACACGGATAAGTTCACGGGTGGAAATTATTATTCCGGAATTCCGGGGCTCACTCTCGGTTATCTTTTGGGAAAGTTCAGCTTCGTGACGAGACTCAGCGGAATTTTTCCTCTTACTCGATCGCAACCAAACAACTTACAAGACAACGACGGAATCGTATATTGGCTTCGCGATCCGTCTTCCTCTCCCCCGGAAGAAACGTATTTACTCAAAAAAACAACTCTGCTCTCGGGTTACGTAACTTGGCTTTGGAAACCGGGGCTTTCTTTTTTTACGGGATATCTTTATAGAACTCCTTACGAAGGAGTGGATCTCAAAAGGACCGATCAAGGAAAAGTCCCTTCGATCTTTAGAGAAGTCAGCGTCGGATTCTCCGCAAACGTTTCGGAAAAACTCAACTTCAACCTCGCCTATCGTTATCCTCTCTTTCGAGGAGAAGAACATAGATTGTATGATTATGCGATTACGGCCGCTGTCTCGATCGAGATCTCAGGTTTGGATGACGAGGAAAACGAGGTTAAAAAAGAATCTGACGCAAGATCTCCTCAGGAACCCGATCCAAAATCGGAAACCAAAAAGGAAGAAAACTAA
- a CDS encoding adhesin OmpL37 family surface protein — protein MVSRIQTALIVLISLSGGLLWAVSPDQTNLGILIGENKINLKFINICVSNLSPPLEEGAAGEKTPPNSTKAEAGTQAQTGNTAGNEEQYKKLNALPSYTSLKKANQFDFNGNMWYYQSNYSLSFKNLRGAQGEMKDLYQATHEQYLQNSRVILEYASPLIVRSNDKIAQHLLRLGFRDLKSSEDHFTTAYNSAPYQFRYKLLLHSEGIKIARRARRFALLAMIASKTPAEDKPEYQFVNLDDIRAAAEKESISDYERIRNTLINYIDNDLIQRKIVPPGESKDKPIDILEIHDDNYSFITSGRVSFMDMSNDEIKTDDMIQKETLPPIPAKTGN, from the coding sequence ATGGTTTCCAGAATTCAAACAGCACTGATCGTACTCATCTCCCTTTCCGGCGGCCTTTTGTGGGCTGTATCTCCGGATCAAACCAATCTCGGGATATTGATTGGCGAAAATAAAATCAATCTGAAGTTTATCAATATCTGCGTGAGTAACCTTTCACCGCCTCTCGAAGAGGGAGCCGCCGGAGAAAAAACGCCGCCAAACAGTACGAAGGCGGAAGCGGGAACTCAAGCCCAGACCGGAAACACGGCTGGAAACGAAGAGCAGTATAAAAAATTAAACGCGCTTCCTTCTTATACGAGTTTGAAAAAAGCAAATCAGTTCGACTTTAACGGGAACATGTGGTATTATCAGAGCAATTATAGTCTTTCTTTTAAAAATCTTCGCGGCGCTCAAGGCGAGATGAAAGATCTTTATCAAGCCACACACGAACAATATCTTCAAAATTCACGGGTGATTTTAGAATACGCTTCTCCCTTAATCGTGAGAAGTAACGATAAGATCGCGCAACATCTCCTTCGTCTCGGATTTCGAGATCTTAAAAGTTCCGAAGATCATTTTACGACGGCCTACAATTCAGCACCTTATCAGTTTCGTTATAAACTTTTACTTCATAGCGAAGGAATCAAGATTGCGAGAAGGGCGAGAAGATTCGCGTTACTCGCTATGATCGCGTCTAAAACACCGGCCGAGGATAAACCGGAATATCAGTTTGTAAACCTCGACGATATTAGGGCGGCCGCCGAAAAAGAAAGTATTTCCGATTATGAAAGAATTCGCAATACTCTGATCAATTATATCGATAACGATCTCATTCAAAGAAAAATCGTTCCTCCGGGCGAATCCAAGGATAAACCCATCGATATATTAGAAATTCATGATGATAATTATTCTTTTATCACCTCCGGAAGAGTTTCTTTTATGGATATGAGTAACGACGAAATCAAAACCGACGATATGATTCAGAAGGAAACTCTTCCTCCGATTCCTGCAAAAACCGGAAACTAA
- the nhaC gene encoding Na+/H+ antiporter NhaC — protein sequence MRIIQPGLFESIIPVFVLVLGLGYAGVVFGNGTVDGPAQMLLILSGTVASLLGLRLGVKWETLEDQILESLKNVLKPVLILLLIGSLIGVWIWSGIVPSMIVWGLKILHPSYFLITACLLSSVVSLITGSSWSTAGTVGVALMGIGTTLGIPPGISAGAIVSGAYFGDKLSPFSETTNLASSIAGTPLFTHIQHMLYTTIPALCVALVAFAWIGFGEFSGPVSNQKTEEVIRLLESSFRIHPALLFPPVLTFVLIYFKIPAIPSILAGILSGILSGIFLQHPDLSFQEAYRQILNAASKGNSMETGNTLTNALLSRGGMASMLPTVWLIFSAMFFAGAMEGAGFIQKITTAILRFATTDRSLLTGTILTSFAANLLSSDQYLSILVPGKMFKKAYEERGLDPKNLSRALEDSGTMTSALVPWNTCGSFMAATLGVPVIVFLPYAFLNLSSPIISLICAWTGWTIRKKESET from the coding sequence GTGAGAATCATTCAACCCGGCTTGTTTGAATCGATCATCCCGGTTTTTGTTTTGGTCTTGGGCCTTGGATACGCAGGCGTTGTATTCGGAAACGGAACCGTGGACGGACCCGCTCAGATGCTTTTGATTTTATCGGGGACGGTCGCGAGTTTACTCGGACTTCGTCTCGGAGTAAAATGGGAAACCTTAGAAGATCAGATCTTAGAATCACTGAAGAATGTTTTAAAACCGGTACTCATCCTTTTGTTGATCGGTTCCTTGATCGGGGTTTGGATCTGGTCCGGGATCGTTCCTTCGATGATCGTCTGGGGTTTAAAAATTTTACATCCTTCTTACTTCTTGATCACGGCCTGTCTTCTTTCTTCCGTGGTTTCTTTGATCACGGGAAGTTCTTGGTCCACCGCCGGTACGGTAGGTGTCGCTCTGATGGGAATCGGAACCACCTTGGGAATCCCACCCGGAATTTCCGCGGGCGCAATCGTTTCCGGAGCTTACTTCGGAGATAAACTTTCTCCCTTTTCGGAGACTACCAATCTCGCTTCTTCGATCGCGGGAACACCACTTTTTACGCATATTCAACATATGTTATATACAACGATTCCGGCGCTTTGTGTGGCGCTCGTTGCATTTGCCTGGATCGGTTTTGGAGAATTTTCCGGACCCGTTTCCAATCAAAAGACCGAAGAGGTCATTCGTTTACTCGAGTCTTCCTTTCGGATTCATCCGGCGTTGCTCTTTCCACCCGTTCTCACCTTTGTTTTGATCTACTTTAAGATTCCCGCAATTCCTTCCATCTTGGCGGGAATTCTTTCCGGAATCCTCTCCGGTATTTTTTTACAACATCCTGATTTGAGTTTTCAAGAAGCCTATAGACAGATTTTGAATGCGGCTTCGAAAGGAAATTCTATGGAGACAGGAAATACTCTCACAAACGCCCTTCTTTCGAGGGGAGGGATGGCCTCGATGCTTCCTACGGTCTGGCTTATTTTTTCGGCGATGTTTTTTGCGGGTGCGATGGAAGGTGCCGGATTTATTCAGAAGATAACGACTGCGATCCTAAGATTCGCGACAACCGATCGTTCTCTTTTGACGGGAACGATTCTTACGAGTTTTGCCGCGAACCTACTTTCCTCCGATCAGTATCTTTCGATTCTTGTTCCGGGAAAGATGTTTAAAAAAGCCTATGAAGAAAGAGGGTTGGATCCGAAAAATCTTTCAAGAGCGCTGGAAGATTCCGGGACAATGACTTCCGCGCTTGTTCCTTGGAATACCTGCGGTTCGTTTATGGCGGCCACGTTAGGCGTTCCTGTGATCGTATTTCTTCCCTATGCCTTTTTGAATTTGAGCAGTCCCATCATTTCTTTGATCTGCGCTTGGACGGGATGGACGATCCGTAAGAAAGAATCCGAAACCTAA
- a CDS encoding pseudouridine synthase, whose protein sequence is MLIAPSQILEPEESESESLQITIRAEDSSVRLDHFLSRKFTYHSRTVWQKEISAGRILLSGKKVKPGIILREGDQVVYQIENKTEPPVRTDYKILFEDEWLVAVDKPGDLPVHPAGIYRKGNLLTLLQESGRFQELYTIHRLDRETSGVILFAKNQKTASKLSGLFSSGNIQKFYITKVWGSFPASVSGYGILKFDDKSKIRKKRKFLPLEKKKFISKQNLLLETETSLEEEVSLTYFRRIKSDRIETSNHYNISSYVLCKPITGRMHQIRATLYGLGYPLFGDKLYGKDEEVFLEFIEGKKPDLVKRLGMERQALHAYAVCFLHPDTNQKMKIRSPLPEDFL, encoded by the coding sequence TCTATCCAGAAAATTCACTTATCATTCAAGGACCGTTTGGCAAAAAGAAATTTCAGCCGGCAGAATTCTTCTCTCCGGCAAAAAAGTAAAACCGGGTATCATCCTACGAGAAGGAGACCAAGTCGTTTATCAAATTGAAAACAAAACGGAACCTCCCGTAAGGACCGATTACAAAATTCTGTTTGAGGACGAATGGCTCGTTGCCGTGGATAAACCGGGAGATCTTCCCGTACATCCGGCGGGAATCTACAGAAAGGGAAATCTTCTCACTCTTTTGCAAGAATCCGGTAGGTTTCAAGAACTCTATACGATTCATCGTCTGGATCGAGAGACTTCGGGTGTGATCCTTTTTGCAAAAAATCAAAAGACCGCGTCCAAACTTTCCGGACTCTTTAGCAGCGGGAATATTCAAAAATTCTATATTACAAAAGTATGGGGTAGTTTTCCAGCCTCTGTGTCGGGTTATGGAATTCTAAAATTCGACGACAAATCTAAGATCCGCAAAAAGAGAAAGTTTTTACCCTTGGAAAAAAAGAAATTTATATCGAAACAAAATCTGCTTCTGGAGACGGAAACTTCCTTAGAGGAAGAGGTTAGCTTGACCTATTTTCGCAGAATAAAATCAGATCGGATCGAAACATCAAATCATTATAATATATCTTCGTATGTTCTTTGTAAGCCGATTACGGGAAGAATGCATCAAATCCGCGCGACTCTTTACGGCCTCGGTTATCCTTTGTTCGGCGATAAACTCTACGGCAAAGACGAAGAAGTTTTTTTAGAATTCATAGAAGGAAAAAAACCCGATCTGGTCAAAAGATTGGGAATGGAAAGACAGGCCTTACACGCGTATGCGGTTTGTTTTTTGCATCCGGATACAAATCAGAAGATGAAAATTAGATCTCCGTTACCGGAGGATTTTTTGTGA